A genomic region of Miscanthus floridulus cultivar M001 chromosome 3, ASM1932011v1, whole genome shotgun sequence contains the following coding sequences:
- the LOC136542481 gene encoding remorin 4.1-like isoform X1, with the protein MLSEQTAASTSSSGGGVEHQERSVEDDRRLQPVGENEEEEEEFRDIHALSPPPTPSQPSSYRLRASWGSAAGGSRHTSIRSVGSDTAPSEPFPTMSREFSAMVAAAASANAAANANAHGDAADRDVVDAMGWSRIGEAEEELEETNPLAIVPDSNPIPSPRRGPPTPGGADVALMAANGHGHANGEGGVSVGQVKKEEVESKIAAWQIAEVAKVNNRFKREEVVINGWEGDQVEKASAWLKKYEKCMYAMACAEEAGGEACQGDGEGAERGGQGAAEGGGEARVGGGQARHQGGTGAGARQIHEGRGEGALHQALLLLNPLPAPATGLRSSSAISSASPALLVAAAACAVQLFAGLDRSPLHSTGSDRVISAVLAVWNACFSVVSTTCMICNLSFLFLLFCVSYGMVLQSPWPRRTGKVHIP; encoded by the exons ATGTTGAGTGAACAGACGGCGGCTAGCactagcagcagcggcggcggcgtcgagcaTCAGGAGAGGAGCGTCGAGGACGACAGGCGGCTGCAGCCGGTGGGGGagaacgaggaggaggaggaggagttcaGGGACATCCACGCGCTGAgcccgccgccgacgccgagccAGCCTTCGTCGTACCGCCTCCGGGCGTCGTGGGGGTCCGCCGCGGGCGGGAGCAGGCACACGTCCATCCGCTCCGTCGGGAGCGACACCGCACCCAGCGAGCCCTTCCCGACTATGAGCAGGGAGTTCTCGGCCATGGTCGCCGCAGCAGCCAGCGCCAACGCAGCCGCCAACGCCAACGCCCACGGTGACGCCGCCGACAGGGACGTCGTGGACGCCATGGGCTGGAGCAGGATCggggaggccgaggaggagctggaggagacCAACCCGCTGGCCATCGTGCCCGACAGCAACCCCATCCCGTCGCCGCGCAGGGGCCCGCCCACCCCAGGAGGCGCCGACGTCGCGCTGATGGCCGCCAACGGCCACGGCCACGCCAACGGCGAAGGCGGGGTGTCCGTGGGGCAGGTCAAGAAGGAGGAGGTGGAGTCCAAGATCGCCGCGTGGCAGATCGCCGAGGTGGCTAAGGTCAACAACCGCTTCAAGCGCGAGGAGGTCGTCATCAACGGCTGGGAGGGCGACCAGGTCGAGAAGGCCAGCGCCTGGCTCAAGAAGTACGAG AAATGCATGTATGCTATGGCATGTGCAGAGGAAGCTGGAGGAGAAGCGTGCCAAGGCGATGGAGAAGGCGCAGAACGAGGTGGCCAAGGCGCGGCGGAAGGCGGAGGAGAAGCGCGCGTCGGCGGAGGCCAAGCGAGGCACCAAGGTGGCACGGGTGCTGGAGCTCGCCAAATTCATGAGGGCCGTGGGGAGGGCGCCCTCCACCAAGCGCTCCTTCTTCTGAACCCACTCCCCGCACCGGCCACCGGCCTTCGCTCTTCTTCAGCAATTTCCTCTGCCTCGCCTGCTCtgctcgtcgccgccgccgcatgTGCAGTTCAGTTGTTCGCTGGATTGGATCGTTCACCGCTTCACTCCACGGGATCAGACAGAGTGATCAGTGCCGTGCTAGCTGTGTGGAACGCTTGTTTTAGTGTTGTATCCACCACATGTATGATTTGTAACCTTTCTTTTCTGTTTCTCCTGTTTTGTGTTTCATATGGTATGGTATTGCAAAGTCCATGGCCACGACGGACAGGGAAAGTACATATACCATAA
- the LOC136542481 gene encoding remorin 4.1-like isoform X2: MLSEQTAASTSSSGGGVEHQERSVEDDRRLQPVGENEEEEEEFRDIHALSPPPTPSQPSSYRLRASWGSAAGGSRHTSIRSVGSDTAPSEPFPTMSREFSAMVAAAASANAAANANAHGDAADRDVVDAMGWSRIGEAEEELEETNPLAIVPDSNPIPSPRRGPPTPGGADVALMAANGHGHANGEGGVSVGQVKKEEVESKIAAWQIAEVAKVNNRFKREEVVINGWEGDQVEKASAWLKKYERKLEEKRAKAMEKAQNEVAKARRKAEEKRASAEAKRGTKVARVLELAKFMRAVGRAPSTKRSFF, translated from the exons ATGTTGAGTGAACAGACGGCGGCTAGCactagcagcagcggcggcggcgtcgagcaTCAGGAGAGGAGCGTCGAGGACGACAGGCGGCTGCAGCCGGTGGGGGagaacgaggaggaggaggaggagttcaGGGACATCCACGCGCTGAgcccgccgccgacgccgagccAGCCTTCGTCGTACCGCCTCCGGGCGTCGTGGGGGTCCGCCGCGGGCGGGAGCAGGCACACGTCCATCCGCTCCGTCGGGAGCGACACCGCACCCAGCGAGCCCTTCCCGACTATGAGCAGGGAGTTCTCGGCCATGGTCGCCGCAGCAGCCAGCGCCAACGCAGCCGCCAACGCCAACGCCCACGGTGACGCCGCCGACAGGGACGTCGTGGACGCCATGGGCTGGAGCAGGATCggggaggccgaggaggagctggaggagacCAACCCGCTGGCCATCGTGCCCGACAGCAACCCCATCCCGTCGCCGCGCAGGGGCCCGCCCACCCCAGGAGGCGCCGACGTCGCGCTGATGGCCGCCAACGGCCACGGCCACGCCAACGGCGAAGGCGGGGTGTCCGTGGGGCAGGTCAAGAAGGAGGAGGTGGAGTCCAAGATCGCCGCGTGGCAGATCGCCGAGGTGGCTAAGGTCAACAACCGCTTCAAGCGCGAGGAGGTCGTCATCAACGGCTGGGAGGGCGACCAGGTCGAGAAGGCCAGCGCCTGGCTCAAGAAGTACGAG AGGAAGCTGGAGGAGAAGCGTGCCAAGGCGATGGAGAAGGCGCAGAACGAGGTGGCCAAGGCGCGGCGGAAGGCGGAGGAGAAGCGCGCGTCGGCGGAGGCCAAGCGAGGCACCAAGGTGGCACGGGTGCTGGAGCTCGCCAAATTCATGAGGGCCGTGGGGAGGGCGCCCTCCACCAAGCGCTCCTTCTTCTGA
- the LOC136544461 gene encoding uncharacterized protein: MSHGPAPRPAPAAKPLDAWILSDRPRLAGSRVRGPAHGARALGVCGRLDVPGAVGLGLRVRKVKSADGLEMKDEHSDEEDLLKLRPNPDMMDTKPGPDGQDTDGVYRPPKFMPTSVDDEEKRRKKDSRRDKAIARVATENPYIKEMIDDAADRPEEWKETVGDESREFGRYMRQREKQGKQEEELFTRAPVTKRDKQIEKRIRRQLHGLGGLTDGFDLGMDMLIGGDKEDDGGSSKSHGKSGNRKKHLKSSKKRKRH, translated from the exons ATGTCACACGGGCCCGCACCTCGCCCCGCCCCGGCCGCAAAGCCGCTGGACGCATGGATCCTTTCCGATCGCCCGCGGCTGGCGGGGAGTCGCGTCAGGGGCCCGGCTCACGGCGCGCGCGCGCTCGGCGTATGCGGCCGGCTGGACGTACCGGGGGCGGTGGGCCTCGGCCTCCGGGTGAGGAAAGTGAAGTCAGCCG ATGGTTTGGAAATGAAAGACGAGCATTCCGATGAGGAAGACCTCCTGAAACTTAGGCCAAACCCAGAtatgatggacacaaagcctgGTCCTGATGGGCAG GATACTGATGGTGTTTACCGTCCGCCGAAATTTATGCCTACTAGTGTGGATGATGAAGAGAAGCGTCGTAAAAAAGATTCAAGGAGAGATAAAGCAATAGCCCGAGTGGCAACAGAAAATCCTTATATTAAAGAAATGATCGATGATGCTGCGGACAGACCTGAAGAG TGGAAGGAAACAGTGGGCGACGAAAGCAGAGAATTTGGGAGGTATATgcgacagagagagaagcaagggAAGCAGGAAGAGGAGTTGTTCACTCGAGCTCCTGTAACCAAACGTGATAAGCAGATCGAGAAGCGCATAAGGAGACAACTTCATGG GCTAGGAGGCTTAACAGATGGTTTCGACCTTGGGATGGACATGCTAATCGGCGGTGACAAGGAAGATGATGGCGGTTCAAGCAAGTCGCATGGCAAGAGCGGAAACCGAAAGAAGCACTTGAAGAGcagcaagaagaggaagaggcattAG